The genomic DNA CGCCTACGGCGGCTCCACGGCCAACTCGGGCACGCGGATCAACACCTCGGTGTTCAACAACCTGCTCGCCTGGCGGGCATGACCGGCCCGCTCATCCGGGGCAGCGTCGACTCACCGGAGGGGCCGGTCGCGTTCGCGGCGGTCTACCTCGAATCGGCGCCCGCGCCCACACCGGATGTGGCCGTGATGACCGGTGCGGACGGCGGTTTCGTCCTCGCCGGAGTCGGCCCGGGCCACTACCGCCTCGGCGTGCACGCCCCCGGTCACGACCCACGGCACGTCGATCTCGACGTCGGCGACGAGGACGTCGTCGTCCACGTCCGAATCCCGTGAAACCGAAACGATCTCGTACACAAACGATCTCGTACACAGAGGAATACGACGATGAACAACACCGGTGACACCGTCGCCGTCGATCGGGTGAGTCCGGTCGAGGCGCCGCTGCAACGAGAAACCAGCACTGCCGAACTGATCCAGGTCGACGCGCTCATCCGCGCGAGCGACGCCCGCCTCGCCTTCGGCGTCGACGGGCAGCGCACCACGGTCGCGGTGCTCGACACCGGACTGCGCACCACCCACCGCGACTTCGCGGGTCGGGTGCGCGCGAGCCGGAACTTCACCCGCGACAACGGTGGTGACCCTCGGGACGCCACCGACGGACAGGGCCACGGCACCAATGTGGCGGGCATCATCTGCGCGGGCGACCTGCACATCGGCATCGCCCCTCGTGCGGGAGTCGTCCCGGTCAAGGTGCTCGACAACACGGGCAACGGGTCCTTCCTCGCCATTCGCGACGCCCTGCGGTGGGTGTTCGCCCAGCGCGCCGCACTCGGCATCACCGCGGTGTGCATGTCGCTGGGCGCGTCCGACAACAGGACCACCGACAGTGATCTCGCGGCCGATGCGATCGGGCGGGCGATCGCCGACCTCACCGCGGCGGGCGTCGCCTGCTGCGTGGCCGCGGGCAACGACTTCTTCGCCCACGACAGCGCCCAGGGCATGAGCTACCCCGCGATCTTCCGGCAGACCATCAGTGTCGGCTCCGTGTACGACTCCGATGTCGGGCCGTTCAGCTACCTGTCCGGCGCACAGGTCACCCGGACCGGCCCCGACCGGATCACGCCGTTCTCACAGCGGCTGCACGAGAGTGTCGGGGGCGCGTGTGCGACCGACCTGTTCGCCCCGGGCGCGCCGACCACTTCGTCGGGGATCGCCGGGGACACAGGCGAATCCGTGCAGCACGGCACCAGTCAGGCCACACCGGTGGTCGCCGGCGTGGTGCTGCTGCTCCAGGATCTGTGCCTGAAGAGCACCGGAACGCTGCCGACCGTGGCGGATGTGCGCCGCTGGTTGCTCGAGGGCGCGGTGTCCATCAACGACGGTGACGACGAACGCGACAACGTCCGCAATACCGGCCTGGACTTCGCCCGCGTCAGCGCGCCGGGTGCGCTGCGGGCCTGCGCCCGTGACATCGGTGCCCAGGTCGGCGGCGCGGCGGTCACCGTCCCGACGAACTAGTGCGTTTCGAAGGGGGCGGGCTGGTAGCCCGCCCTCCGTTTCGTACACGGGCCGCCACCGTCCGTAGCGGTCGGCTGGTCGCGTTGAGGCCCGGCGATTGCACGGCGTCCGCGAGCGTCTCCGTTGCGGAGGTGGGCAGGCTTCTGCGGCGCGAGCACACGCTGCCCGCGGCAGCACTGGTGGACCTACGGCGGCCGATCCCGCTGATCCGCTGGGACTTCGAGGACCCGACGATCCGGATGAATCGCGTACCGAGTTCGCGGATCAGGTGAAACGAGGATCGGCTGGCTCGAGATCGAGCTGATCAACAGGCGCGGTGCGTTGCGCACGCTCGTCGCGGTCGAGTACGGGCTCCTGGGATGATGCGACTGGTATATCTCGGAAGTGGGTGCTGTGCGGATCGGAATCCTGGCGTACGAAGGCTGTTTCGCCTCCGAGGTGTTCGCTGTCTCCGATTTTCTCCGCATCGCCGATCATGTCGCCCGCGACAACGGCGCCCCCGGCGCCGAGGTGTTCCGGACCTCGGTGGTGGCCGCGTCGCTCGAGCCGGTGACGGCTGCGGGCGGGTTCACGATCGGGGCGCGTCGATGGCATCACGGCTTCGATCTGCTCGTCGTCCCGGGATTCGAACTCTCGCCCGCCACCGACCTGGATGTCCGGCTCGGCCACCACAGCCGCGAAATCGACTTCCTGAGCACTGCGGCCCGCCGGGGCATCCGGATCGCATCGGTGTGTGTCGGGGCCTTTCTCCTGGGTGAGGCAGGCCTGCTGAACGAACGACGGTGCACCACTTCGTGGCTGTTCGCATCAAGACTGGCCAGGCGGTATCCGCAGTCGACGGTGTGTGCGGAATCCCTGATCGTCACCGACGAGCAGATCATCACCACCGCGGCGTTCACCGCGTCCCTCGACCTCGCGACCGCCATCGTTCGAGACCACCTCGGCGCCGACGTCGCGCGGGCCACCGCACGTATCACCCTGGTATCGGAGAACCGGACCAGCCAGGCGCCGTATGTGGTCGAGTCCATGGTGGAGACGAGCACGGGGCCATTCGCGATCGCGGTCCAGCAGTGGCTGGTCGATCACCTGACCGAGCCCTACAGCCTCTCCCGGCTGGCGGACGCCTTTCATGTCAGCACCAGGACGATGCTGCGGCGCTATGCCGAGGAGGCAGGTTGCGCACCGCTGACCTTCCTGCAGGAGGCTCGGATCGGCGCCGCCAAACGATTCCTGACCGACACCGAGGTGCCGATCGGCGAGATCCCTCGACGCGTCGGGTATCAGGACCCGAGCACCTTGCGCCGACTCTTCCTCGATCGTGTCGGCATGGGACTCGGCGACTACCGCCGCCAGTTCCGCGCACGCTGAGGCCGGGTGGCGCGTGGCCGGATCCACACGAAAGGTGGCGATCGCGCCCCTCCCTCACGATGCGCCGGCCCACGAGGATCGAGCCTGTTCACCTCGAACCGCACGACGAACAGGGATACCCACGATGACAACTCGCGAGATGACCGAGGACGACCCACTCGACGATTTCGAGCGTCGCCACCTCACCTTCGACTCGGTGACGAAGGTCGTGCTCGTATCCGGCTCGGGTCCGGCCGTCGTCGTGATGCCGGAGATGCCCGGCATCAGCCCTCACCTCGCCCGTTTCGCGCGGTGGGTTCGCGACGCCGGGTTCACCGTGTACCTGCCGTCCCTGTTCGGTCGCGACGGTGCGGTACCCACCGCGGCCGACGGCGCCGCGGTGATGCGGCGAGCGTGCGTCAGCGCCGAGTTCCGGGCGTTCGGCGCCAACCGGACCAGCCCCGTCACGCGATGGCTGCGTGCTCTGGCCGCCGCCGCGCACGAGGAGTGCGGCGGCCCCGGGGTCGGGGCCGTCGGCATGTGCTTCACCGGCAACTTCGCTCTGACCATGACGCTCGAGGCGTCAGTTCTCGCGCCGGTGCTCTGCCAACCTTCCCTTCCGCTCGACGACCCCGCCGGGCTGGAAATCGCACCGGAGGACCTCGAGGCGGTGCGAGAGCGACTCGACCGCGACGACCTGACTGTGCTCTCGTTTCGGTTCGCCGGCGACAAGTGGTGTCGCGCGGAGCGTTTCGCCGCCTATGAGTCCGCACTCGGCGACCGATTCGTCGGCACGGTGCTCCCGGACAGCGCGGCCGACTCCACGCCCCCACCGTTTTTCGCGGATGTGGTGGCAAGTCCGCACAGTGTCGTGACGGCGCATTTGATCGACGCCGCGGGCGAGCCCACTCTCGCCGCCCGCGACGAAATTCTGACGTTCCTCGCCGCACGGCTGATCCCCGGACGCTGACCAGGGTGCTGCCCGGCAACATCCCGATCCGCCCAAGGATGGCACGCCTCCGTGAAGCGGTACATGTCCGAACATGGCGCGGGCCATCCGGCGCGGCGCCGGGCCGGGGCGTAACGGATGGCCACTGGATCGAGCACCGCCGACCCGACGGTCGATCGATCCGGAACGCACGATCGGCGATCGGTGGTGAGCCACCGATCGCCGATCGTCATGGAAGCGTCACCGCGAGAACGAATTACGCAGATCGGCGAGGGTGGCGCGGCGTTCGTAGGCGATCCAGGCGAAGATCGCGGCGAGCACCAGCGGGAAGATCGCCATCGCGGGCTTGCCGACGATGAAAGCCTGCGTCGCGGCGGCGAGCACGGTGAGAACGGACAGGCCCGCGGCGGCGAGAGCGCTGAGCCGGGGCACCATCAGCCCGATCCCACCCGCGACCTCGGCGACTCCGATGAAGATCAGCAGTCCGAGGGGGATGGTCAGATTCTCGGGGGCGTTCTCGGCCAGCGCGTTCGGCATGAGGAGCTTCGGCCCGCCGGAGGCGATGATGAAGAACAGGCCGAGCAGGATCTGCAGGGTCCACAGGACACGGTTGCGGATCGCGCCGGGACGGTGGGTGGCGGCGGTGGAGAAAGCGGCAGTGGTCATGTCCGGTCCTTCTGTGTCGGTCGCGCCGGGTCGGTAGCGCGTTCACCTGATACGACGGAGCGCCATCCGAGGAGTCATCGCTGTCGGGCGAGGAATTATTCGGAACCGCTGCTGTAGGGCTCGCCAGGTTGCGCATACCCCCGGGGGGTATTACATTCTCGGTATTCGCCACAACAGGATCGAAAGGGCAATGACGATGACCACTCGGATTCACAGCCATCACCATGGCGAGCAGCTCGCTCATGCCGGTCACACCCAGCACGGCCATCACGCCGGGCATGCGGCTCCGGCCGCCCCCACAGGGCACGGCGATCACGGCGGTGGAGCGCCGGGTGGGCTCCAGATCACCCAGGACGGGTACACCTTGGAGTTGGCCGACCCCATCGTCACCGAGCCGGGTGAGGTCGATTTCCGGTTCCGGATCCTGGGTTCGGACGGGAAGCCGGTCACCGAGTACACCGCCATCCACGACCGCCCCCTGCACCTCATCGTGGTGCGGCGCGAACTGACCGGGTTCTGGCACGTCCACCCGGAACTGGGCGCCGATGGCACCTGGGCGGTGCGGCTGAACCTTCCGGAAGCGGGCGCATACCGCGTATTCACCGACGTCGCCCCGCGCGCGCTCGGAAAGACCATCACCCTCGGCGCGGATCTCGCGGTGGCGGGTCCGTACCGGCCGCAACCCATTCCGGAGCCCGCACGCACCGCGGTCGTGGACGGATACGAGGTGAGCCTCGGCGGGGATCTCCTGCCCGGTGCGGGAGGCCTGATCACGCTGACCGTCCGCAAGGACGGCACACCGGTCACCGATCTGCAGCCCTACCTGGCTGCCTACGGGCATCTGGTGATCCTGCGGGCGGGTGATCTGGCGTACATCCACGTGCATCCGAACGGCGAACCCGGTGACGGTGTGACCGCGCCCGGCCCGGATGTCACCTTCCACACCGTCGTCCCCGGCCCCGGCACCTACCGCGTGTTCCTGGATTTCCAGCACGGCGAGGTCGTGCGCACCGCCGCCTTCACCCTGCCGGCCGCCCCCCGGTGATCACCGCTGCTCACCGCTACCGGCACAAGGAGCCCGACATGTGCGAGTGCTGTTGTCGAAGCACCCGTGACCCACCCCCGACTCGTCCGAGGAAGAATTCGCGATGCGCTCCACGCCCATGACCCGCTCACCGTTCCACAACCATGACTACCTGCGCCTGTTCGCAGCCCAGGTGACCGGCCTGTTCGGCACCGGACTGACCACCGTCGCTGTGGGATTGCTCGCCTACGACCTCGCCGGGGCCGCCGCGGGCGCGGTCCTCGGCACCGCCCTGACCATCAAGATGCTCGTCTACGTCACGGTCGCGCCGATCGCGGGCGCCTATGCCGATCGCTTCCCCCGCCGCCTGTTCCTGGTGTCCCTGCATCTGGTCCGCGCCGCCGTCGTGCTCGTATTGCCGTTCATCGACCAGATATGGCACGTCTACGTGGTGATCGCCGTACTGCAAACCGCTTCGGCTGCCTACACTCCGACCTATCAGGCCGTCATTCCCGACATCCTGCCCGATGAGCGCGAATATACCCGGGCCCTGTCGGCGGCCCAGCTGGCTGCCACCATGGAGACCCTGCTCAGCCCCGTGCTCGCCGCGGTCGCGCTGACCGTGATGAGCTTTCACTGGCTGTTCGTCGGCACCGCGATCGGATTCGCCATCTCGGCAGCGCTGGTGATCACCACCCGCATCCCGAACGTGACCGCCGCGGCCGAGGGTTCCTTCCGTGATCGGATCGCCGTCGGGCTGCGCATCTTCGCGGGCACACCGCGACTGCGTGGACTGCTCGGGTTGAATCTCGTCGTCGCCGCCGCCGGAGCGGTGGTGATGGTCAACACGGTCAACTACGTCCGCGACACCCTCGGCGGCACCCAGTCCGGCGTAGCGATGCTGTTGGCCGCCAACGGTTTCGGTACCATGCTGGTCGCCTTGTCCCTGCCCCGCGTCATCGATCGCCGCGGCGCCCGACCGGTCATGCTGACCGGCGCGGTCACCCTGCTCGCCGCACTCGGATCCGCCATCGCCCTGTCGTTCGCCGCTGCCGGTGATTGGCGCTGGGCCGCCGCGATCACGGTGTGGGTCACCGTCGGTGCGGGCACCGCGGCGATACTGACTCCCACGGGACAGGTGCTGCGCCGCTCATCCCGGCCCGCTGACCGTCCCGCGCTCTTCGCGGCCCAGTTCTCGCTGTCGCACCTGGCGTGGCTGCTCACCTACCCGATCGCCGGATGGCTGACCACCGCTGCGGGCTTCACCACGACCTGGATGGTGCTCGCCGTGCTCGCAGTCGCGGGAATCGCTGTGGCGCTGCGGATGTGGCCACGCCACGATCCGGAGGTCCTGACACATCTGCACGAGGTCGGCACCATCGACCCGGCTCGGCTGATCGACGCCGTACGCGTGGGCGACCGCTTCTACCTGCACACCCACGCCTTCGTCATCGACGCCGACCATCCACATCGGCCGACAACACGGCGGCGGCCGGTCGACACCGCAGCCTGAGCGACCCCCCCGAGCCACCGAGGCAGCCGCCGAGATCTGGTGAGGCGACGTCTTCTCGGATGGCGGACCGGTGACGGTGCAGTTCGCCGCGCCCGCCGCGCAGTCGACCGGCGGTGGCCTGATCGGACGACGAGAAGGTATCGACGCCGGGGGCGTGGTCATGCAGGGCTCGGCAAACGCCGACCGGCATGGCGCCGGGTTCCTGGTTGCCAGCTCTTGCCAGTGGTGATCTACTCGAAGAAGAGGTCCACCTGTATGGAGCAACCCGCTAGTTGTCCGATCAAACGTGGCGCATGGTCCCCTCATCGACCTGTGGGAGCCCGGGGACGCATCTCCGACGGTGTGCGCGGGTGCCACTGGTCCAGGCGTCGTCGAGAGGACGCGCTGCTCGACCCGAATGGAGCGCGGTGATGACCTTCGCAGGCACGAGTGGCAGCCGAACCCGACAGCGGCGCCAGGACTGGCGCCGCGAATACGCCTACACGCTGGGGGAGCAGGCCTACGTCTATGGCTTCCCCTACGTCTACAACGCCCAACTCCGCCATGGGTGGGTGTCCCGGGACGGCGACACGGAGATGGCGATGCACTCCGCCGTCGATCACTTCTGGCACGGCCGCACGCTCTTCGATGCCTCCGACCGGGAAGGCCTGGCCCCGAACAACGACACGCTCTACTCGGGAGCCTGGGTGGACCTGAGCGAGGGGCCCGTCATCCTCTCGCACCCGGAGATGGGCGATCGCTACTTCACCTTCGAACTGGTCGCCATCACCTCCGACAACTACGACTACGTCGGGCGGCGCGCCACCGGATCCCAGGCCGGCGACTTCGCTCTGGTCGGCCCGGGATGGGAGGGGGAACTCCCGGCGGGAGTACGCCGCACGGCGACCGCACCCAGCTCCTGGATCCTGGTCGCCGGTCGCACCCTCGTCGAGGGCGAGCACGACCTGCCCGCCGTGCACGCGCTGCAGGACCAGTACCGGCTGACTCCACTGCATCTGTTCGGTGTGGAGGGCGCCACCGTGCCGGAACGCCGCGACGTGCTCGAACCTGTCGATCCGGAGCAGGATCCGCTCGGATGGTGGAAGACGCTGAATGCGATGCTGGCCGAGAATCCACCGCCGAAGCACCACGAGATCCTGCTCCGGCAGTTCGCGGAGATCGGTGTGGGACCGGGCCTCGATGTCGAGACGCAACCCGAGTCGGTCAAGCAGGGCTTGA from Nocardia higoensis includes the following:
- a CDS encoding carboxypeptidase-like regulatory domain-containing protein; this translates as MTGPLIRGSVDSPEGPVAFAAVYLESAPAPTPDVAVMTGADGGFVLAGVGPGHYRLGVHAPGHDPRHVDLDVGDEDVVVHVRIP
- a CDS encoding S8 family peptidase, which encodes MNNTGDTVAVDRVSPVEAPLQRETSTAELIQVDALIRASDARLAFGVDGQRTTVAVLDTGLRTTHRDFAGRVRASRNFTRDNGGDPRDATDGQGHGTNVAGIICAGDLHIGIAPRAGVVPVKVLDNTGNGSFLAIRDALRWVFAQRAALGITAVCMSLGASDNRTTDSDLAADAIGRAIADLTAAGVACCVAAGNDFFAHDSAQGMSYPAIFRQTISVGSVYDSDVGPFSYLSGAQVTRTGPDRITPFSQRLHESVGGACATDLFAPGAPTTSSGIAGDTGESVQHGTSQATPVVAGVVLLLQDLCLKSTGTLPTVADVRRWLLEGAVSINDGDDERDNVRNTGLDFARVSAPGALRACARDIGAQVGGAAVTVPTN
- a CDS encoding GlxA family transcriptional regulator; protein product: MRIGILAYEGCFASEVFAVSDFLRIADHVARDNGAPGAEVFRTSVVAASLEPVTAAGGFTIGARRWHHGFDLLVVPGFELSPATDLDVRLGHHSREIDFLSTAARRGIRIASVCVGAFLLGEAGLLNERRCTTSWLFASRLARRYPQSTVCAESLIVTDEQIITTAAFTASLDLATAIVRDHLGADVARATARITLVSENRTSQAPYVVESMVETSTGPFAIAVQQWLVDHLTEPYSLSRLADAFHVSTRTMLRRYAEEAGCAPLTFLQEARIGAAKRFLTDTEVPIGEIPRRVGYQDPSTLRRLFLDRVGMGLGDYRRQFRAR
- a CDS encoding dienelactone hydrolase family protein → MTTREMTEDDPLDDFERRHLTFDSVTKVVLVSGSGPAVVVMPEMPGISPHLARFARWVRDAGFTVYLPSLFGRDGAVPTAADGAAVMRRACVSAEFRAFGANRTSPVTRWLRALAAAAHEECGGPGVGAVGMCFTGNFALTMTLEASVLAPVLCQPSLPLDDPAGLEIAPEDLEAVRERLDRDDLTVLSFRFAGDKWCRAERFAAYESALGDRFVGTVLPDSAADSTPPPFFADVVASPHSVVTAHLIDAAGEPTLAARDEILTFLAARLIPGR
- a CDS encoding DoxX family protein, translated to MTTAAFSTAATHRPGAIRNRVLWTLQILLGLFFIIASGGPKLLMPNALAENAPENLTIPLGLLIFIGVAEVAGGIGLMVPRLSALAAAGLSVLTVLAAATQAFIVGKPAMAIFPLVLAAIFAWIAYERRATLADLRNSFSR
- a CDS encoding MFS transporter gives rise to the protein MRSTPMTRSPFHNHDYLRLFAAQVTGLFGTGLTTVAVGLLAYDLAGAAAGAVLGTALTIKMLVYVTVAPIAGAYADRFPRRLFLVSLHLVRAAVVLVLPFIDQIWHVYVVIAVLQTASAAYTPTYQAVIPDILPDEREYTRALSAAQLAATMETLLSPVLAAVALTVMSFHWLFVGTAIGFAISAALVITTRIPNVTAAAEGSFRDRIAVGLRIFAGTPRLRGLLGLNLVVAAAGAVVMVNTVNYVRDTLGGTQSGVAMLLAANGFGTMLVALSLPRVIDRRGARPVMLTGAVTLLAALGSAIALSFAAAGDWRWAAAITVWVTVGAGTAAILTPTGQVLRRSSRPADRPALFAAQFSLSHLAWLLTYPIAGWLTTAAGFTTTWMVLAVLAVAGIAVALRMWPRHDPEVLTHLHEVGTIDPARLIDAVRVGDRFYLHTHAFVIDADHPHRPTTRRRPVDTAA
- a CDS encoding DUF1254 domain-containing protein, whose translation is MTFAGTSGSRTRQRRQDWRREYAYTLGEQAYVYGFPYVYNAQLRHGWVSRDGDTEMAMHSAVDHFWHGRTLFDASDREGLAPNNDTLYSGAWVDLSEGPVILSHPEMGDRYFTFELVAITSDNYDYVGRRATGSQAGDFALVGPGWEGELPAGVRRTATAPSSWILVAGRTLVEGEHDLPAVHALQDQYRLTPLHLFGVEGATVPERRDVLEPVDPEQDPLGWWKTLNAMLAENPPPKHHEILLRQFAEIGVGPGLDVETQPESVKQGLIDASTAGLPMLEQQLLSGDWATMINGWRYPPPQMGHFGDDFVKRAAEQALFGVCANDLEEAMYLVAFHDAEGEKLSTGRYEIRFDAGQLPPVHAFWSLTAYDEDRNLIANPIDRYSIGDRTRGLVTDPDGGLTLHLQPDSPGPDRESNWLPTPGQGIWFVILRMYQPLPEAMDARWQCPSIDRVR